In one window of Meiothermus sp. DNA:
- a CDS encoding c-type cytochrome, with amino-acid sequence MKVRYLVWVTLLALAALWMGLGQNALPEGPGRELVLQKCQSCHEIGFVTRERQTRERWDGLITEMQGYGLKVTPEERAAILDYLATRLAPGAAAPAPTQTQAAATASGAAVYNNCIGCHQATGAGIPGAFPPLAGHVPEILAARGGREWLIQVMLYGLQGQISVKGASYNGIMPGYAQLSNAEIAAVLTHIATQWGNALPAGQAAFTEAEVQAQRGKNLTAQQVLSARQQLGLR; translated from the coding sequence ATGAAAGTCAGATACCTGGTCTGGGTAACCCTGCTGGCCCTCGCAGCTCTCTGGATGGGTCTAGGTCAAAATGCACTGCCAGAAGGGCCTGGGCGGGAACTCGTTTTGCAGAAATGCCAAAGCTGCCACGAGATCGGCTTCGTAACCCGGGAGCGGCAGACCCGAGAGCGCTGGGACGGCCTGATTACCGAAATGCAGGGTTACGGCCTCAAGGTCACCCCTGAAGAACGCGCAGCCATCCTGGACTATCTGGCCACCCGCCTGGCCCCAGGCGCGGCAGCTCCGGCACCCACTCAAACCCAGGCTGCCGCTACAGCCAGTGGTGCTGCGGTCTACAACAACTGCATCGGCTGTCATCAGGCCACCGGCGCGGGCATTCCTGGGGCTTTCCCACCTTTGGCCGGGCATGTGCCCGAGATTTTGGCGGCCCGGGGCGGGCGCGAGTGGCTAATTCAGGTGATGCTCTACGGCCTGCAGGGCCAGATTAGCGTCAAGGGCGCTAGCTACAACGGCATCATGCCTGGGTACGCCCAGCTCAGCAATGCCGAAATTGCTGCCGTACTCACCCACATTGCCACCCAGTGGGGCAATGCCCTGCCCGCAGGCCAGGCTGCTTTTACCGAGGCCGAGGTGCAGGCCCAGCGCGGCAAGAACCTAACCGCTCAGCAAGTGCTCTCGGCCCGCCAACAGCTTGGTTTGCGATGA
- a CDS encoding sulfite oxidase encodes MDEQKKVSLEQAEMNRRAFLKKTAAAGAAVGMMGLGMAQQQPTADQVVRGKNPKLVVLSSRPVVMESTLELLGSERITSKANLFIRNNIDLPGLNTTEPNVQPGWVVEVGGLISAPFRITVEELSRLPQTEVTSVLQCSGNGRSFFNPRPSGNPWTYGGVGQVTWRGVLLKTLLEAKGVKLNENARFITMNASTQGGAQPYEKSFPISVLDYNSAMLALGMNGEPLPAVHGGPVRLVAAGTFGTANVKWLAKLEFTANESSGNEQVPRYRVPVLPGWNTPILPTQPGSRYPYTLNNSRSNWGANINSFILSPLAGSSVKGRLVEVRGVAWNDGLAPVESVEVSVNGGTSWRKAIIEGNEGKFGWYRWVSPQLLAPGDYEVMARATDALGRTQPLDGNVWWNERGYEWNGVMRVKFKVT; translated from the coding sequence ATGGATGAGCAGAAAAAAGTATCTTTAGAACAGGCTGAAATGAACCGCCGCGCTTTCTTGAAGAAGACGGCTGCGGCTGGGGCCGCCGTGGGCATGATGGGGCTGGGGATGGCCCAGCAGCAACCCACTGCCGACCAGGTGGTGCGCGGCAAGAACCCCAAGCTGGTGGTGCTGTCGTCACGCCCGGTGGTCATGGAGTCTACCCTGGAGCTGTTGGGTTCCGAACGTATCACCAGCAAGGCCAATTTATTTATTCGCAACAACATCGACCTGCCCGGCCTCAACACCACCGAGCCCAACGTGCAGCCGGGCTGGGTGGTGGAAGTTGGAGGGCTCATAAGCGCTCCTTTCCGCATTACCGTTGAGGAGCTTTCGCGGCTACCCCAGACCGAGGTCACCAGCGTGCTGCAATGCTCGGGCAACGGCCGCTCTTTCTTCAACCCCCGTCCCTCGGGGAACCCCTGGACTTATGGCGGGGTGGGTCAGGTTACCTGGCGCGGGGTGTTGCTCAAGACCCTGCTCGAGGCCAAAGGGGTCAAGCTCAACGAAAACGCCCGTTTCATCACCATGAACGCCTCGACCCAGGGCGGTGCCCAGCCCTACGAGAAGAGCTTCCCCATCAGCGTGCTGGACTACAACAGCGCCATGCTGGCCCTGGGCATGAACGGCGAGCCCCTGCCCGCTGTTCACGGAGGCCCGGTGCGGCTGGTGGCGGCAGGCACTTTTGGCACCGCCAACGTGAAGTGGCTGGCGAAGCTCGAGTTCACCGCCAACGAAAGCTCTGGCAACGAGCAGGTGCCCCGCTACCGGGTGCCGGTGTTGCCGGGCTGGAACACCCCCATCCTGCCTACCCAGCCGGGCAGCCGTTATCCTTATACCCTCAACAACTCGCGTTCCAACTGGGGCGCCAACATCAACTCCTTTATCCTATCGCCCCTGGCCGGCAGCAGCGTCAAGGGCCGCCTGGTCGAGGTTCGCGGGGTTGCCTGGAACGACGGTCTGGCCCCGGTGGAGAGCGTCGAAGTCTCGGTCAACGGCGGCACTAGCTGGCGCAAGGCCATCATCGAAGGCAACGAGGGCAAGTTTGGCTGGTACCGCTGGGTCTCGCCGCAACTGCTGGCCCCCGGCGACTACGAAGTGATGGCCCGTGCTACCGATGCCCTGGGCCGCACCCAGCCCCTGGATGGCAACGTCTGGTGGAACGAACGCGGCTACGAGTGGAACGGGGTGATGCGGGTCAAGTTTAAGGTCACCTGA
- the mutL gene encoding DNA mismatch repair endonuclease MutL produces the protein MIRKLPPDLIREIAAGEVVSGPADVVRELLENALDAGATRLLVELLGGGLDKIVVSDNGAGIPREELPLALEHHTTSKLSDLQHIRTLGFRGEGLWAIRQAARVRLTSRPPHQLGGATLTAFQDQVELHEHPAPAGTRVEVTALFSHLPARRNALEVPAAEGRKVVQLVSRYLLHRPQVALRLLLDGDEKIAHAGGGFAEVAKLLWGSVVANRLFALEATEGAFRLCGLLSRPELSRPRRDRLLLALNGRPVEWPEPLLQAVLAAYKELLPAGQFPVGVLNLDVPAEHLLINTSPDKSRVKLIRAEAILGFVSQAVQNLLSAHPLARALPEPTPLTGPVPVQRARFPRLRYLGSFRELYLLAESGDELYVVDQHAAHERILYEELSRRYRKEPPLELPHPELVSLSLGEELNFAERAEELEQAGLRLEPFGPGKYRIRSVPAFLAGHPSLIPEVVRGSLGAASFAEAWRNVLARLACLPAVKAGHPLAGAAAQALLDALAECELPWVCPHGRPTVLVMGELELARRFGRRGLRAVERFRLEKT, from the coding sequence ATGATTCGCAAACTGCCTCCCGACCTGATCCGCGAGATTGCGGCGGGGGAGGTGGTGTCGGGCCCTGCTGATGTGGTGCGCGAACTGCTCGAGAACGCCCTAGACGCAGGCGCAACCCGGCTCCTGGTCGAGCTTTTGGGCGGGGGCCTGGATAAGATTGTGGTCAGCGATAACGGCGCGGGTATCCCCAGAGAAGAACTGCCGTTGGCTTTGGAACACCACACCACCAGCAAGCTCAGCGACCTGCAACATATCCGCACCCTGGGCTTTAGGGGCGAAGGGCTTTGGGCCATTCGGCAAGCCGCCCGGGTACGGCTGACCTCGAGGCCCCCCCATCAACTGGGGGGAGCTACCCTGACGGCATTTCAGGACCAAGTAGAACTCCACGAACACCCCGCCCCTGCCGGTACCCGGGTCGAGGTGACCGCCCTGTTCAGCCACCTGCCCGCCCGTCGGAATGCGCTCGAGGTCCCCGCCGCCGAGGGCCGTAAGGTGGTGCAACTGGTTTCGCGCTACCTGCTGCACCGCCCGCAAGTGGCTTTGCGGCTGTTGTTAGACGGCGATGAGAAAATTGCCCACGCTGGCGGGGGCTTTGCCGAGGTGGCCAAGCTGCTGTGGGGTTCGGTGGTCGCCAACCGGCTCTTCGCGCTCGAGGCCACCGAAGGGGCTTTCCGCCTCTGCGGTCTGCTTTCACGCCCGGAGCTCTCGCGCCCCCGCCGCGACCGGCTGCTGCTGGCCCTGAATGGCCGCCCGGTAGAATGGCCCGAGCCCCTGCTCCAGGCTGTGCTGGCCGCTTACAAGGAGCTATTGCCCGCGGGTCAATTTCCGGTGGGGGTGCTGAACCTGGACGTTCCTGCCGAACACCTGCTGATCAACACCTCACCCGACAAATCCAGGGTCAAACTCATCCGGGCCGAGGCCATTCTGGGCTTTGTCTCCCAGGCCGTGCAAAACCTGCTATCGGCCCACCCCCTGGCCCGTGCTTTACCCGAGCCCACCCCCCTGACCGGGCCGGTGCCGGTGCAGCGCGCCCGTTTCCCCCGCCTGCGCTACCTGGGTAGCTTTCGCGAGCTGTACCTTCTGGCCGAGTCGGGCGACGAGCTGTATGTGGTAGATCAGCACGCTGCCCACGAACGCATCCTCTACGAGGAGCTGTCTCGCCGCTATCGCAAAGAGCCGCCCCTCGAGCTTCCTCACCCCGAGCTGGTCTCGCTATCGCTGGGTGAAGAGCTGAACTTTGCCGAGCGGGCGGAGGAACTCGAGCAAGCCGGGTTGCGCCTGGAGCCGTTTGGCCCTGGCAAATACCGCATCCGTAGTGTTCCGGCTTTTCTGGCTGGCCATCCCTCCCTCATTCCCGAGGTGGTTAGGGGGAGCCTGGGCGCTGCCAGCTTTGCCGAAGCCTGGCGCAACGTGCTGGCCCGGTTGGCCTGCCTGCCCGCCGTCAAGGCCGGGCATCCGCTGGCGGGTGCTGCCGCCCAGGCCCTGCTGGATGCTCTGGCCGAATGCGAGCTACCCTGGGTCTGTCCCCATGGGCGGCCCACGGTGCTGGTAATGGGCGAACTGGAGCTGGCCCGGCGTTTTGGGCGGCGCGGTCTACGAGCGGTGGAGCGCTTCAGGCTCGAGAAAACCTGA
- the mutS gene encoding DNA mismatch repair protein MutS has product MTLKGQGPGPLPPLLEQYVELRDAYPDYLLLFQVGDFYETFGEDAERFSRALNLTLTHKTAKDFTTPMAGIPVRSVDVHLEKLLKLGFRVAVADQMELAEEADKLVRREVTQLLTPGTVMRENLLKPEANYLAAISTGDGYGLALLDISTGEFRGSVLYGKSTLYDELFRFRPAEVLLAPELYHNQAFLQEFQRRFPVMLSEEGFQGEVGKAALQSQFDPLPAGLEHPALLRSAGAVLAYALRVQENGLPQVRSFVRYDPSAFMQLSEATLRTLEIYEPSFVGDRSEERTLLGVLGLTRTAPGRRLLRAWLRHPLVEEAPLQARLDAVEALVRDGVMRSEVRKILYRMHDLERLAARLLAGKASARDLSALQRSLSLLPELSGLLIGLGPLSSLSERLPSLSHVVEQITASLVEDPPLKLTDGGLIREGFDPELDELRHRAEEGRAWIARLETEERDSTGISNLKVGYNAVFGYYLEVTRPHYTLVPKDWRALQTLKDRMRFSTPELKEQERKILQAETEAVKREYAVFLQLREQIAQAADEVRQAAQVLAELDVYAALAEAAVEYGYSRPRFSHNGTLHIVAGRHPVVERSTPFIPNDLSMSPSARLLILTGPNMAGKSTYLRQTALIALLAQIGSFVPAESATLPLFDRIYTRIGASDDIAGGRSTFMVEMEELATILHNATAQSLVLLDEIGRGTSTYDGLALAWAACEHLHDRVQAYTLFATHYFELTALPERMAAARNAHVAAKEEAGGLVFYHQVLPGPASKSYGLEVARLAGLPVEVVLRAKTVVSGLEASQKGLSREVLEELLELDLARTSPLDALLFLRKLQAMLMGLSQEVVEAPGA; this is encoded by the coding sequence ATGACCCTCAAGGGCCAGGGGCCGGGCCCCTTACCGCCTTTGCTCGAGCAGTACGTCGAACTGCGGGATGCCTACCCCGACTATTTGCTGCTCTTTCAGGTAGGCGACTTTTATGAGACCTTTGGCGAGGACGCCGAGCGGTTTTCACGAGCCCTGAACCTGACCCTGACCCACAAAACCGCCAAGGATTTCACCACCCCCATGGCGGGTATTCCGGTACGCTCGGTGGATGTGCACCTGGAAAAACTCCTCAAGCTGGGCTTCCGGGTGGCCGTAGCCGACCAGATGGAGCTGGCCGAAGAGGCCGACAAACTGGTGCGCCGCGAGGTGACCCAACTGCTTACGCCCGGCACAGTCATGCGCGAGAACCTTTTGAAGCCGGAGGCCAACTACCTGGCCGCCATTAGCACCGGCGACGGCTACGGTCTGGCCCTGCTGGATATCTCCACTGGCGAGTTTCGTGGCAGCGTTCTGTATGGCAAAAGCACCCTTTATGACGAGCTTTTTCGCTTCCGGCCTGCCGAGGTGCTGCTGGCTCCGGAGCTGTACCATAACCAGGCCTTCTTACAAGAGTTCCAGCGGCGTTTCCCGGTGATGTTGTCGGAAGAGGGCTTTCAGGGGGAGGTTGGGAAGGCTGCCCTGCAATCGCAATTCGACCCTTTGCCCGCGGGGTTGGAGCACCCAGCCTTACTGCGCTCGGCGGGGGCGGTGCTGGCCTACGCGCTGCGGGTGCAGGAGAATGGGCTACCCCAGGTGCGCAGCTTTGTGCGCTACGACCCCAGCGCCTTCATGCAGCTAAGCGAGGCCACCCTGCGCACACTGGAAATCTACGAGCCGAGTTTTGTGGGGGACCGAAGCGAGGAGCGCACCCTGCTGGGGGTGCTGGGCCTGACCCGCACTGCACCCGGACGGCGCTTGCTGCGGGCCTGGTTGCGGCATCCACTGGTAGAGGAAGCTCCCTTGCAGGCCCGGCTGGATGCGGTCGAGGCACTGGTACGCGACGGGGTCATGCGAAGCGAAGTGCGGAAAATTCTATACCGCATGCACGACCTCGAGCGCCTCGCAGCCCGCCTGCTGGCAGGAAAAGCCAGCGCCCGCGACCTTTCGGCCTTGCAGCGTAGCTTGTCGCTCTTACCCGAGCTATCGGGGCTTCTGATCGGTTTGGGGCCCCTCTCGAGCCTCTCCGAACGATTGCCCAGCCTGAGCCACGTGGTCGAACAGATCACGGCCTCTCTCGTAGAAGACCCACCGCTCAAGCTAACCGATGGCGGCCTCATTCGAGAAGGCTTCGACCCAGAGCTGGACGAGCTGCGCCACCGGGCCGAGGAAGGGCGGGCCTGGATTGCCCGGCTGGAAACCGAAGAGCGTGATAGTACCGGCATATCCAACCTGAAGGTGGGCTACAACGCGGTGTTTGGGTACTACCTCGAGGTCACCCGCCCCCACTACACCCTGGTGCCCAAAGATTGGCGGGCCCTCCAGACCCTCAAAGACCGCATGCGCTTCAGCACCCCCGAACTCAAGGAGCAAGAGCGCAAAATCCTGCAAGCCGAAACCGAGGCCGTCAAGCGCGAGTATGCGGTGTTTTTACAGTTGCGCGAGCAGATAGCTCAGGCGGCCGATGAGGTGCGCCAGGCCGCGCAGGTGCTGGCTGAACTCGACGTATACGCTGCGCTGGCCGAGGCCGCCGTGGAGTACGGTTACAGCCGTCCTCGCTTCTCGCACAACGGCACCCTCCACATTGTGGCTGGGCGGCATCCAGTGGTGGAGCGAAGCACCCCCTTTATTCCCAACGACCTTTCCATGAGCCCTTCGGCCCGGCTTTTGATTCTGACCGGGCCCAACATGGCCGGGAAGTCTACCTATCTGCGCCAGACGGCCCTGATTGCCCTGCTGGCCCAGATTGGCTCCTTCGTGCCTGCCGAGTCGGCCACGCTGCCCCTTTTTGACCGCATCTATACCCGCATTGGCGCTTCGGACGACATCGCGGGCGGACGCAGCACCTTCATGGTAGAAATGGAAGAGCTGGCCACCATTCTGCACAACGCAACCGCCCAAAGCCTGGTGCTGCTGGACGAGATTGGGCGAGGCACCAGTACCTACGACGGCCTGGCCCTGGCCTGGGCGGCCTGTGAACACCTGCACGACCGGGTACAGGCCTATACCCTGTTTGCCACGCACTATTTTGAACTCACCGCCCTGCCCGAGCGTATGGCCGCAGCACGCAACGCCCATGTAGCCGCTAAAGAGGAGGCGGGGGGGCTGGTGTTTTATCATCAAGTGCTGCCAGGACCGGCCAGCAAAAGCTACGGGTTGGAAGTGGCCCGGCTAGCAGGCCTTCCAGTAGAGGTCGTGCTGCGGGCTAAAACCGTCGTGAGCGGGCTGGAAGCCAGCCAGAAAGGGTTGTCCAGGGAAGTACTGGAAGAACTTCTGGAGCTCGACCTGGCTCGCACCAGTCCCTTAGACGCCCTGCTCTTCCTGCGAAAATTGCAAGCGATGCTCATGGGCCTTTCCCAGGAGGTCGTCGAAGCCCCTGGTGCCTGA
- a CDS encoding molybdenum cofactor biosynthesis protein B has translation MSESTEKHKEIAMARGPVNIAIVTASDTRTPETDTNYHYLKPEIEAMGHRIVGYRIIKDEPEQVAQALDDMVNAGAQIILFNGGTGIAPRDTTYDVLARKIEKPMPGFGELFRMLSYSEVGAAAMLSRATAGTYRKKVVISTPGSPNAVMVAWTKLIKPELEHLAWEVAR, from the coding sequence ATGTCTGAGAGTACCGAAAAGCATAAAGAAATCGCCATGGCCAGAGGGCCGGTAAACATCGCCATCGTTACAGCCTCCGACACCCGCACCCCCGAGACCGACACCAACTACCACTACCTGAAGCCCGAAATCGAGGCTATGGGTCACCGCATCGTGGGCTACCGCATCATCAAGGACGAGCCCGAGCAGGTAGCGCAGGCGCTGGATGACATGGTCAATGCCGGGGCGCAAATTATCCTGTTTAACGGCGGCACCGGCATCGCCCCCCGCGATACCACCTACGACGTGCTGGCCCGCAAGATCGAGAAGCCCATGCCGGGTTTTGGCGAGCTGTTTCGGATGCTTTCCTATAGCGAAGTGGGCGCTGCCGCCATGCTCTCCCGTGCCACCGCCGGAACCTACCGTAAGAAGGTGGTCATTTCCACTCCAGGTTCGCCCAACGCGGTGATGGTGGCCTGGACCAAGCTAATCAAGCCTGAACTTGAACATCTGGCCTGGGAAGTAGCCCGCTAG
- the gyrA gene encoding DNA gyrase subunit A yields MSQVLPIEITDEVKQSFINYAMSVIVDRALPDVRDGLKPVQRRILYGAYQDGVLPNRKHVKSAKIVGEVMGKYHPHGDAAIYDTMVRMAQDWSLRYPLIDGQGNFGSIDNDPPAAPRYTEARLSNLGYEMLQDLDKETVPMVPNYDGTQEQPEVLPSALPNMLVNGAAGIAVGMATSLPPHNLSETIDALALMIDNPDVTLDEIMKVLPGPDFPTGAKLSRRGIKEAYATGRGSLKVRARVRNEDKNGRAMLVFTEIPYQVNKADLISQIATLVRNKVIEEISALRDESDRQGMRIAIELKRGSNPQVVLNKLYKHSRLQTSFTVNLLAIVNGEPKVLTLLQMMRHYLDHRGEVVRKRTEYELRKAKERAHVLEGLLIALDHIDEVIALIRASQDAAEARTGLISRFSLSEIQAQAILDMRLQRLVGLERDKLQEEYRELMEEIGRLEAILGDQKRLWRVVKNELLEIKKKYGDQRRTQITEFEEGFSIEDLIEDEEMVITLTSQGFIKRTPLEAYRAQGRGGVGAQAGKTKEEDEAISVFVASMHDTLLIFTNRGRVYGEKVHELPEASRQARGTHVVSLLPLQEGEEVAALLNVRDLTQEGYFVFATKNGLIKRTEIKEYQNLSSAGLIAINLVENDALIGVAIAQEGDQAMLATLSGQAIRFELSDVRPTGRASQGVTGIRFKEGRDDRVVSLVILPKGEEGEVLAVGTYGYGKRTPVSEYPLQGRGGMGVITFNTNDKVGQLAALIRVQGNEDLLVLSRRGIAIRTKVSSISQYGRATSGVKVMNLSEKDELASAFVIAPQD; encoded by the coding sequence ATGTCCCAAGTCCTACCCATTGAAATCACCGACGAAGTCAAACAAAGCTTCATCAACTACGCCATGTCGGTCATAGTGGATCGGGCCCTGCCCGACGTGCGCGATGGCCTCAAGCCGGTGCAGCGGCGCATCCTCTACGGCGCCTACCAGGACGGCGTACTCCCCAACCGCAAACACGTCAAGAGTGCCAAAATTGTGGGTGAGGTGATGGGGAAGTACCACCCCCACGGCGATGCGGCCATCTATGACACCATGGTACGCATGGCCCAGGATTGGAGCCTGCGCTATCCCCTCATCGACGGGCAAGGGAACTTTGGCTCGATTGACAACGATCCCCCCGCGGCCCCGCGCTACACCGAGGCCCGCCTGTCCAACCTGGGCTACGAGATGCTGCAGGATCTCGACAAGGAGACCGTGCCCATGGTGCCCAACTACGACGGCACCCAGGAACAGCCTGAGGTCTTACCTTCTGCCCTTCCCAACATGTTGGTTAACGGTGCTGCCGGCATCGCCGTCGGGATGGCCACCAGTCTCCCGCCGCACAACCTCTCCGAGACCATTGATGCCCTGGCCCTCATGATTGACAACCCCGACGTGACCCTGGACGAAATCATGAAGGTGCTGCCAGGGCCAGATTTCCCGACGGGAGCCAAGCTCTCCCGCCGGGGCATCAAGGAAGCTTACGCCACCGGGCGCGGCAGCCTGAAGGTGCGGGCCCGGGTACGTAACGAAGACAAAAACGGGCGGGCCATGCTGGTTTTCACCGAGATTCCTTATCAGGTCAACAAAGCCGACCTGATCAGCCAGATCGCCACCCTGGTGCGCAACAAGGTGATTGAAGAAATCTCGGCCCTGCGCGATGAATCTGACCGTCAGGGCATGCGTATCGCCATCGAACTCAAACGCGGTTCCAATCCCCAGGTAGTGCTCAACAAGCTGTACAAGCACTCGCGCCTGCAAACCAGCTTCACCGTCAACCTGCTGGCCATTGTGAACGGCGAACCCAAGGTGCTTACCCTGCTGCAGATGATGCGCCACTACCTCGACCACCGGGGCGAGGTAGTGCGTAAGCGCACCGAGTACGAGTTGCGCAAGGCCAAGGAGCGCGCTCATGTGCTGGAAGGTCTGCTGATCGCCCTCGACCACATTGATGAGGTCATCGCCCTGATTCGCGCCTCGCAGGATGCCGCCGAAGCCCGCACCGGGCTGATCAGCCGCTTCAGCCTGAGCGAGATTCAGGCCCAGGCCATTCTGGACATGCGCTTGCAGCGGTTGGTGGGTCTGGAGCGCGACAAGCTACAAGAAGAGTACCGTGAACTGATGGAGGAAATTGGTCGCCTCGAGGCCATTTTAGGTGACCAGAAGCGGCTGTGGCGGGTGGTTAAGAACGAACTCCTCGAGATCAAGAAGAAATATGGCGACCAGCGCCGCACCCAGATCACCGAATTCGAGGAAGGCTTCAGCATCGAGGATCTGATTGAAGACGAAGAAATGGTGATCACCCTGACCAGCCAGGGCTTCATAAAGCGCACCCCGCTCGAAGCCTACCGTGCACAGGGGCGTGGGGGCGTGGGAGCCCAGGCCGGCAAAACCAAGGAGGAAGACGAGGCCATCTCGGTGTTTGTGGCCTCCATGCACGACACCCTATTGATCTTCACCAATCGGGGCCGGGTCTACGGCGAGAAGGTACACGAACTCCCCGAGGCCAGCCGCCAGGCCCGAGGAACCCACGTGGTCAGCCTACTGCCCTTGCAAGAAGGCGAAGAGGTGGCAGCTCTTCTGAACGTGCGCGACCTGACCCAGGAAGGCTACTTTGTATTTGCTACCAAGAACGGCCTGATCAAGCGCACCGAGATCAAGGAGTACCAGAACCTCAGCAGCGCGGGCCTCATCGCCATCAATCTGGTCGAGAACGATGCCCTGATTGGTGTGGCCATCGCCCAGGAGGGCGACCAGGCCATGCTGGCCACCCTCAGCGGTCAGGCCATCCGCTTCGAACTTTCCGATGTACGTCCCACCGGGCGGGCCAGCCAGGGCGTAACAGGCATCCGCTTCAAAGAAGGCCGCGACGACCGGGTGGTCTCGCTGGTCATTCTGCCCAAAGGCGAGGAAGGTGAGGTGCTGGCGGTGGGTACCTACGGCTACGGCAAGCGTACCCCCGTCTCCGAGTATCCCCTGCAAGGCCGGGGCGGTATGGGCGTCATCACCTTCAACACCAACGACAAGGTGGGGCAGTTGGCGGCCCTTATCCGTGTACAGGGCAACGAAGACCTGCTGGTGCTCTCGCGCCGGGGCATCGCCATCCGCACCAAGGTTTCCAGCATCTCGCAGTATGGACGGGCTACCAGCGGCGTGAAAGTGATGAACCTGAGCGAGAAAGATGAGCTGGCCTCGGCCTTCGTGATTGCGCCACAAGATTGA